In Eleginops maclovinus isolate JMC-PN-2008 ecotype Puerto Natales chromosome 10, JC_Emac_rtc_rv5, whole genome shotgun sequence, the following proteins share a genomic window:
- the dcun1d3 gene encoding DCN1-like protein 3, which translates to MGQCVTKCKNPTSSLGSKSGDKEGGSKSHHKKGGGAGGHKEEQNVPGSKAISELSNGTKALEVTVETPVISAGMGDPHKDEGLDGDGLSMLRIEELFYCYKDEHEDTILEEGMEMFCNDLCVDPAEFRVLVLAWKFQAATMCKFTRKEFIDGCKAIKADSLEGICSRFPVMLLDAKGEENFKDLYRFTFQFGLDADEGQRSLQREIAIALWRLVFTQNSPAILEHWLDFLSENPSSIRGISRDTWNMFLNFTQAIGPDLSNYSEDEAWPSLFDTFVEWELERRKKEEEQAQMAKEEEGRCTDSECSPTTDRLETEGSRGSQTWGGH; encoded by the exons ATGGGTCAGTGTGTCACCAAGTGTAAGAACCCGACATCCTCGCTCGGCAGTAAGAGTGGAGACAAGGAGGGAGGATCTAAGTCCCATCACAAGAAAGGAGGCGGTGCCGGTGGTCACAAAGAGGAGCAAAATGTCCCGGGTAGCAAAGCCATCAGCGAGCTGTCAAATGGCACCAAAGCCCTGGAGGTTACAGTAGAGACCCCCGTCATCTCAGCAGGGATGGGGGACCCACACAAGGACGAGGGTCTGGATGGGGATGGGCTGTCGATGCTGCGCATTGAGGAGCTGTTCTACTGCTACAAGGATGAACATGAAGACACCATCCTGGAGGAAGGCATGGAGATGTTTTGTAACGACCTGTGTGTGGACCCAGCGGAGTTCAGAGTGCTCGTTCTTGCCTGGAAGTTTCAAGCAGCCACCATGTGCAAGTTTACAAG GAAGGAGTTTATTGACGGCTGCAAGGCAATAAAGGCAGACAGCCTCGAGGGCATCTGCTCACGCTTCCCCGTCATGCTGCTGGACGCCAAGGGCGAGGAGAACTTCAAGGACCTGTACCGCTTCACGTTCCAGTTCGGCCTGGACGCCGACGAGGGCCAACGCTCGCTGCAGCGCGAGATCGCCATCGCCCTGTGGCGCCTGGTGTTCACCCAGAACTCGCCTGCCATCCTGGAGCACTGGCTGGACTTCTTGTCGGAGAACCCCTCGAGTATTCGGGGAATCTCAAGGGACACGTGGAACATGTTCCTCAACTTCACCCAGGCAATCGGGCCCGACTTGAGCAACTACAGCGAAGATGAGGCGTGGCCCAGCCTCTTCGACACCTTCGTGGAGTGGGAGTTGGAGCGcaggaaaaaggaggaggaacaggCACAGATGGctaaggaggaagaggggaggtgTACTGACTCAGAGTGTTCTCCCACAACAGACAGACTCGAAACAGAGGGAAGCCGCGGCTCACAGACGTGGGGGGGCCACTGA